From Cupriavidus oxalaticus:
CGGGAAGACCATACGCGTCACCATTGGTGACACCAGAGCGTGGGACTTAGGCAAGGCACGCGCCGAAGCAGGCCACCTTAAGACTTTAATAGACGCAGGGAAAGATCCGCGCGAAGTCAAGGCAGAACAGCAGGCTGCCTTTGAAGCAAAACACGCTGCGAAAGTCCGCGAGAGCATAACCGTAGCCAACGCGTGGAGTGACTATGTCGAATCTCTGCGTACCAAGCTCTCCCCCAAAACCAAGAAGCCAAGGTCTGCTGGCTACATCAATGACCATTTCAAACTCGCTGCGCCGGGCGGGGAACCGACCAAGCGTGGCGGCAAGCAAACCGAACGCGGACCACTTTATCCGTTGATGGAACTGAAGCTCTCCGGCCTAACCGCTAAAGCAGTTGGCGCATGGCTGGAGTCGGAGGTGCCGATCAGGCCAACCAGCGCCGCCTACGCCTTTCGAATGCTCAAGGCGTTTGTCAGGTGGTGCGAGGGCCATGACAAGTACGCCGGCATCGTTCCTCCCGACAGCTGCACGTCTCCCAAGGTAAGCGGGTCGTTGCCTGGCACCAACACCAAGGACGGCGACAGCCTCCAGCGGGAACAGCTCGCAGCTTGGTTTGGCGCCGTGCGCGCTCTGCACAACCCGGTACAGTCCGCCTATTTACAAGGCTTGCTCATTACCGGCGCGCGCCGAGAGGAACTGGCCGCGCTGCGTTGGGAAGACGCGGACTTCCAATGGCGAAGCTTACACATCGCGGACAAGATTGAAACCGAAACTGGACGCGTGATTCCCCTCACGCCTTATCTAGCCTCCCTATTGCTCGATCTGAAGCGCCTCAACGAAACGCCGCCCAGCAGACGCCGCCTGCGTAGCCTGGAAGCCCGCGGACAGAAATGGGAGCCATCACCTTGGGTATTTCACAGCCTCAATGCCGAGAAAGGTCGTATTGCCGAACCGCGCTACGCGCACAACCAGGCGATCGAAGCTGCCGGCCTTCCCCATGTGACGCTGCACGGGCTACGCAGATCATTCGGCACCCTGTCGGAGTGGTGCGAGGTTCCAGTCGGTGTAGTGGCGCAAATCCAAGGGCACAAGCCTTCGGCGTTGGCCGAGAAGCATTATCGACGCCGGCCACTCGATATGCTCCGAATGTGGCACGACAAGATCGAGGCATGGATGCTGGTGCAGGCGGGAATTAGCTTTCATCAGGCGTCGAAGGCGGCCCAAGAGGCTGCATTCCAAATGACGCCATCCGCTTAATCCCCAGAGGCTTCACAGTTGGCGCGGATCAGCAACTGGCGGTAAGGCTACTAATTTAGCAGGTGGCGTCCAGGGGACGTTTCGAGGAAGACGTTTGCCGGAAAACAATCAAATGCAACAATCAATATATAAAAACTATCATGTCTTGACTACGGCGGACTGGTGACGATCACCAGTCCGCCGTAAAATGCTGGATATGAAACACGAACCCGACACTGCTAGAGGCATGCCCGCCCACTTCTCTGGCCATGAGACGTTTCCCTTACGCCAAATGTGGCTAAAAAAAGTCTGCGACGGGGTAGTTGACGGTCGGATTGCCAAGGCTACCTTCAGCGACGACAACGCTATTGCAACGTTTGGCGTCGGCAAGAATATGGTGGCGTCAATCCGGCATTGGGCTTTGGCATGTGGCGTAATGCAGGAAGAGGGAAGTCACTTTCGTTTTGGCCGTCTCGCCTACGAAATCCTTCAAGATGGCGGGCTCGACCCGTACGCAGAGAGTCCATCAACGGCATGGCTCGCCCATTGGCAACTCGCGGGGCGGTGCATTCGTTCGACGACATGGTATTGGCTGTTCAATTATGTAACTGCCCCAACATTCACGCGCCAAGAGCTGGAAGAGCCTTTGGCCCGCTATGCCCGGGAGCTTGACCCCAAGCACCGTCTCTCCGCCTCGACGATCTCTCGCGACCTAGAGACATGCCTGCGCAGCTATGCGCCGCGCGCGGCCGGCGGCTCTCCGGAAGACTTCGCCGAGCCTCTGTTGGGCGAATTGGGGCTGCTGCAAGAGGTCCACAAAAGCCAGTATGCATTCCGCCGCGGCCCCAAGGCTTCGTTGCACGACGGCATTTTCGCCTATGCATTGGTCGACTTCTGGGATCGCGAGGCCAACGGGCAAAGCTCGCTGCCCTTCGAGGCGGTCGCTTACGCCGAAGGCTCGCCGGGGCGTGTCTTCAAACTTGATGAAGAGTCGATCGCCCAGCGGTTGATTGCCCTCTCTGACTTCACGGACCGCAAGCTGGCTTGGACAGACTCGGCAGGCCTACGCCAAGTCCACCGCAAGCCCATGTCCAAAGAAGACATCAAGAATTTGATCAGGCGCGCCTATGACTGACAAGAAGCAAGAAGTGTTATCTGACATCGTTCAGATTTCGCGCCACTACCAACGCTCAATCCGTGTGGACGCGGATATCGGTCGGGCCGATGCACTTGGCGGCTATATCTGCCATGC
This genomic window contains:
- a CDS encoding DUF4007 family protein, coding for MPAHFSGHETFPLRQMWLKKVCDGVVDGRIAKATFSDDNAIATFGVGKNMVASIRHWALACGVMQEEGSHFRFGRLAYEILQDGGLDPYAESPSTAWLAHWQLAGRCIRSTTWYWLFNYVTAPTFTRQELEEPLARYARELDPKHRLSASTISRDLETCLRSYAPRAAGGSPEDFAEPLLGELGLLQEVHKSQYAFRRGPKASLHDGIFAYALVDFWDREANGQSSLPFEAVAYAEGSPGRVFKLDEESIAQRLIALSDFTDRKLAWTDSAGLRQVHRKPMSKEDIKNLIRRAYD
- a CDS encoding tyrosine-type recombinase/integrase; translated protein: MAKQNFTAARVDGFTCEAGKQQSIYWDAKTPGFGIRVTAAGAKAYIFESRLFGKTIRVTIGDTRAWDLGKARAEAGHLKTLIDAGKDPREVKAEQQAAFEAKHAAKVRESITVANAWSDYVESLRTKLSPKTKKPRSAGYINDHFKLAAPGGEPTKRGGKQTERGPLYPLMELKLSGLTAKAVGAWLESEVPIRPTSAAYAFRMLKAFVRWCEGHDKYAGIVPPDSCTSPKVSGSLPGTNTKDGDSLQREQLAAWFGAVRALHNPVQSAYLQGLLITGARREELAALRWEDADFQWRSLHIADKIETETGRVIPLTPYLASLLLDLKRLNETPPSRRRLRSLEARGQKWEPSPWVFHSLNAEKGRIAEPRYAHNQAIEAAGLPHVTLHGLRRSFGTLSEWCEVPVGVVAQIQGHKPSALAEKHYRRRPLDMLRMWHDKIEAWMLVQAGISFHQASKAAQEAAFQMTPSA